Proteins from a genomic interval of Bifidobacterium longum subsp. infantis ATCC 15697 = JCM 1222 = DSM 20088:
- a CDS encoding histidine kinase, with protein MNHENTKRNGLAQDQNDEIGTSSWMYMRAIAVMAGCGYGSILLVASLVSGVIGWIAFAIGVVAMVLSIISIRFPLVAAIMQTLLWACICMVPALSELSWALFLSFAATLMLVSFRYTGLGIGLGIVQSSVTVVSHAMLGMSGASPSPIFDMIAVVALPAASCIGVGMQWRIRLMRMQQIRHELDRQREINEERRRRELIAATLHDQVTNRLAYQILRMQHDIRTWCEQPPQSEQYQAEISELLDISQDLLEKIRATIDVLGSETIADNESHDRVELPKSRMSPAPETEQEMLDAHLTQAKEEMRELGFAVNTQLLGTMPLSYDPKVLDIVHTGIDEFTSNMIKYADPIKECSLIVNITAADITVISSNTCNTKSSCYTARAMTGGRGLSQLRIKAKDINGTLSKDNSGKESISRLSIPWQ; from the coding sequence ATGAACCATGAAAACACCAAACGGAATGGACTTGCACAGGATCAGAACGACGAAATAGGTACCAGCAGTTGGATGTACATGCGCGCAATCGCGGTCATGGCAGGATGCGGATACGGAAGTATACTGCTGGTCGCCAGTCTTGTCTCGGGTGTAATTGGATGGATTGCGTTCGCGATTGGCGTGGTAGCGATGGTTCTGTCCATCATCTCCATACGTTTTCCACTTGTGGCGGCGATAATGCAAACTCTGCTTTGGGCGTGCATTTGTATGGTTCCCGCATTATCTGAATTATCTTGGGCGTTGTTCCTCTCATTTGCCGCCACTCTAATGCTGGTCTCATTTCGATATACAGGACTAGGCATCGGCTTAGGCATAGTCCAATCATCCGTAACTGTCGTCTCCCACGCTATGCTGGGAATGTCCGGCGCGAGTCCATCGCCTATTTTTGACATGATTGCCGTAGTAGCGCTCCCCGCTGCTTCATGTATCGGCGTCGGCATGCAATGGCGCATTAGGCTCATGCGCATGCAGCAGATCCGCCATGAGCTGGATCGTCAGAGGGAGATTAACGAGGAACGTCGCCGCCGCGAGTTAATTGCTGCAACACTCCACGACCAAGTGACCAACCGACTCGCCTACCAGATACTTCGCATGCAGCACGACATACGGACTTGGTGTGAGCAACCACCGCAATCTGAACAGTACCAAGCCGAAATCTCTGAACTACTTGACATATCTCAAGATCTGCTCGAAAAAATACGGGCGACAATCGATGTACTCGGTTCCGAAACCATCGCAGACAATGAATCACACGATAGAGTCGAGCTTCCTAAGTCCAGAATGTCTCCCGCCCCTGAGACTGAGCAGGAAATGCTTGATGCACATCTTACACAGGCCAAGGAAGAGATGCGTGAACTTGGTTTTGCTGTGAACACACAACTTCTGGGCACTATGCCACTCAGCTACGATCCCAAAGTGCTGGATATAGTCCATACGGGCATAGATGAATTCACCAGCAATATGATCAAGTACGCTGATCCGATAAAAGAATGCAGTCTTATCGTCAATATCACAGCAGCAGATATAACAGTCATATCAAGCAATACGTGTAATACCAAGTCCTCATGTTATACCGCACGAGCTATGACAGGCGGTAGAGGACTATCTCAGCTTAGAATAAAAGCCAAGGACATAAATGGGACATTATCAAAGGATAATAGTGGCAAGGAGAGCATTTCCCGTCTTTCTATACCATGGCAATAA
- a CDS encoding response regulator transcription factor — translation MNQQGEGKVTLGIVDNDQLTLAALSSILRSLPWLHILWTTISGDDAIDNCLSPRTRPQVILVDMSMENTSGAMVCRTLRRHSLPIGVVCMTSFSLGSYARAAAEAGAQALISKTDLRILSSAVRRASMGSATQCAADESARFTDVPDTASNLIPDFTKASDKRWMNGDRLSAREVEILRMYSEGLETEEIARSLSLSKFTIGTYVKRAVAKLHARNRIHAIIMCEKRGLL, via the coding sequence ATGAACCAACAAGGCGAAGGAAAAGTGACATTGGGCATTGTGGACAACGACCAGCTGACGTTGGCGGCATTGTCGAGCATCCTGCGCAGTCTGCCTTGGCTGCACATCCTATGGACGACAATCTCAGGCGACGATGCGATTGACAACTGCTTGTCCCCGAGAACGCGTCCGCAAGTGATATTGGTCGATATGTCCATGGAGAACACGAGCGGTGCCATGGTATGCAGGACCTTACGCCGTCATTCGCTACCCATCGGAGTAGTATGCATGACCTCATTTTCGCTGGGAAGCTATGCTCGCGCAGCCGCCGAAGCCGGAGCTCAGGCGTTGATCTCCAAAACGGACTTACGCATCTTGTCCAGCGCCGTACGACGCGCATCGATGGGCTCGGCGACGCAATGCGCTGCTGATGAATCAGCACGTTTCACTGATGTGCCAGACACTGCTTCCAACCTTATTCCAGACTTTACTAAGGCTTCAGATAAGCGTTGGATGAACGGAGATCGACTGTCCGCACGGGAGGTTGAAATCCTGCGCATGTACTCCGAAGGACTGGAAACTGAGGAGATTGCGAGGTCTTTGTCCCTAAGCAAGTTCACCATCGGCACGTATGTCAAACGTGCGGTCGCCAAATTGCATGCACGGAACAGAATCCACGCCATCATCATGTGCGAGAAACGCGGACTGCTATGA